The following proteins are co-located in the Piscirickettsia litoralis genome:
- a CDS encoding efflux RND transporter periplasmic adaptor subunit, producing the protein MSRRKAWLTLVILLVLIFGTISFFVYRHIQQGMKMLAAFIPPPATVSAVKVKQTPWQPYLESVGSIVAVNGVNVTSEVSGQVERILFQSGDFVEKGRPLVQLDDRTEQANLLQYKAKLKLDQLTYNRDRALLRKNCYLPPRS; encoded by the coding sequence ATGAGCCGTCGCAAGGCCTGGTTAACCCTCGTCATCCTTCTTGTTCTGATCTTTGGCACGATTAGCTTTTTTGTTTACCGGCATATTCAACAAGGCATGAAAATGCTCGCTGCCTTTATCCCCCCACCGGCCACAGTATCGGCCGTCAAGGTCAAGCAAACCCCTTGGCAGCCTTATTTGGAGTCTGTAGGCTCAATCGTCGCTGTAAACGGTGTGAATGTGACCTCTGAAGTCTCCGGCCAAGTTGAGCGTATTTTATTCCAGTCTGGCGATTTCGTCGAAAAAGGCCGGCCACTTGTCCAGCTCGATGATCGCACTGAGCAAGCGAATTTGCTTCAATACAAAGCTAAATTAAAGCTCGATCAGCTCACCTATAATCGTGACAGAGCATTACTGAGAAAAAACTGCTATCTCCCGCCAAGAAGTTGA
- a CDS encoding DUF6622 family protein yields MNAYHTLYLTLSHTPWWAYALLIFFIKRGISALSVSTHSIYRLTIIPTIFTFCSIRTLMTASASQAVSDILILWALGLIAGLMVAYFNTPTSQIHANYSKHTLSLPGSPYTLIFLLGAFTIKYTLFYQLALTPEIIRNFSFNVILLTTAGLFTGLSIGRSLCLSYSYYTKKCLKTSVHS; encoded by the coding sequence ATGAATGCATACCACACACTTTATTTAACCCTCAGCCATACACCGTGGTGGGCTTATGCATTGCTGATATTTTTTATTAAACGGGGCATCAGTGCCTTGTCAGTCTCAACTCACTCTATCTATCGTCTCACTATTATTCCAACGATTTTTACTTTCTGCTCCATTCGTACCTTGATGACGGCAAGCGCTTCGCAAGCAGTATCAGATATTTTGATTTTGTGGGCGCTTGGACTCATTGCCGGTTTGATGGTCGCATACTTTAATACGCCGACTTCACAAATTCATGCAAACTATAGCAAGCACACCCTAAGCCTCCCAGGCAGTCCTTACACACTGATTTTCTTGCTTGGTGCATTTACCATAAAATATACCTTATTTTATCAGCTAGCACTTACCCCAGAAATAATTCGTAATTTCTCATTTAATGTTATATTGCTAACAACAGCTGGATTATTTACAGGTTTAAGCATCGGCCGCAGCCTGTGCTTGAGCTATAGTTATTACACTAAAAAATGTTTAAAAACGTCTGTACATTCTTAA
- a CDS encoding efflux RND transporter periplasmic adaptor subunit — protein sequence MSRQEVDSALATLEQTKAQMLGTEVSISQKLIRAPFSGKIGIRNVNLGQYVSPGTSIVSLQSIDPLHINFSLPQEDMNKLTLGQKITATVDSFPGREFTGTISAINSEVDSDTRTIEIQASLPNPKHELYPGMFTTVKVYLPALPSVLTLPHTAITYTLYGDSAYLIQLSGKKNQQGEAVGIVKRIAIKTGDQRGNTVVINKGVKAGDLIVDGGQLKLNNDDPIALKNIEKW from the coding sequence ATCTCCCGCCAAGAAGTTGATAGTGCCTTAGCCACACTCGAGCAAACGAAAGCGCAAATGCTCGGCACCGAAGTGTCTATTTCACAAAAACTCATCCGCGCCCCCTTTAGCGGCAAAATCGGCATTCGCAATGTCAACCTTGGTCAATATGTCTCTCCGGGCACTAGCATCGTGAGCTTACAGTCAATCGATCCATTGCATATTAATTTCTCACTGCCCCAAGAGGACATGAATAAATTAACTCTCGGCCAGAAAATAACTGCAACGGTTGATAGCTTTCCTGGACGGGAATTTACCGGCACAATTAGCGCGATTAACTCAGAGGTCGACTCAGATACACGGACCATTGAAATACAAGCCTCGTTACCGAACCCTAAACATGAACTCTATCCCGGGATGTTTACCACAGTTAAGGTGTATTTACCTGCACTTCCTAGTGTATTGACCTTACCCCATACAGCGATCACTTATACCTTATATGGTGATTCGGCCTATCTAATCCAGCTCAGCGGCAAGAAAAACCAACAAGGCGAAGCTGTCGGCATTGTTAAGCGCATTGCCATAAAAACAGGGGATCAACGAGGCAATACCGTTGTAATCAATAAAGGGGTTAAAGCCGGTGATTTGATTGTCGATGGTGGTCAACTCAAATTGAATAATGATGATCCAATTGCTTTAAAAAATATAGAGAAGTGGTAA